The sequence AAAAATGGGAAAAACTCTTATTTAAATCCTTCTGTTTGCTCTCTAATAAGTACGTTTGAAGAAGAAATCACTTCTCTCCACTATACAGCCAGTTCCTCAAAACAAGCGGAGTTATAATTGTGGTGAGCAAGCTCATTAAAACAAGAGAAACATAAATATCTTGTTTGATAAGACCCGCGTTGAGACCTATTAACGCAACGATCATCGCCACTTCTCCTCTTGGAGACATGCCCCAGCCAACAATTGATGCGTCTTTATGAGAAAATCCTTGAAGCTTTGCTGGAATGTAGCACCCTACTCCTTTTGTTGCTATCGCTATAAATGTCAACGCAATCAAAAAGCCAATTACTCCAAAGGTTAAGGCATGGAAATCAGCGAGAATACCGAGTGAAACGAAAAAGATAGACGCGAATATGATGTGCAAATATTCAGCGCCTTCCTTATAATTTTTACCATGCTGTATCATTGTTCCTTCAAGAGCCATCCCCGCGATAAAAGAACCGACAATGGCGGAAAGCCCTATAAGTTCGGAAATCATCGCGTAAAAAAACGCGAGCATCATCGCGGAAATAAAAACAAACTCTGGAAATTTGTTTGCTATTTTGCTTTTATCCACTCTTTCCAGCATCGGACTCAGATATTTTATGCCCACGTAAGAGGCGGCTGCTAAAAATAGAGCCGCTTTTATCAAAACAAAAAGCGTTGACGACCAAGAAAACGCTCCAGCGACAATTTGTGTAGAAATTGACAATGCGAGAAGGCTTAACACATCATCAATGACCGCTGCGCCTATGATCGCTTTTGCAGCCTCTGTTTGCAGCTTGCCCATTTCCTTAAGAACATTGGCGGTTATCGCGATGCTGGTTGCTGTTAATGCTGTTCCCACAAAAACAGCGCTTCCAAAGTCGTATCCGAAAAATTTTGTCAGAAAAAAGCCGCCAATCCATGGGATTATGACCCCTATTAAAGCAATGAAGGAGTATTTTACATTAAAAATGTCTTTAAGCTTAAATTCTAAACCAACGACAAAGAGCAAGATTATCGCGCCCAAATGAGCGACGCTTGCAACAAAATCAGTGTAGGTGATAAGTCCCAATAAACTTGGACCAATGATCACACCAACGATTATCTCTCCTATGACCGCTGATTGATTTATTCTTGACGCTAATAAATAGCCTGCTAACGCTACGAATAACAATAAACTCATTTGGAATTCTATTGTTGTAAATAATGTTTCTGTCATTTATTATAATACTGAAGTTTTCCACTGGTGTGAGCAAAGCGGTCACCAGTGGTACGATTATTTTAATGGTGGAAAACTTTAGTAGTCCCAAGCGACCGACCCGAGCGAAGCGAGCATGCCATCCAAGCTATTGATAGGTGGTGGTCGGTCGCTTTTGACAATTATGGAAGGGGATTATTTATTAAGTTTCTTCTAATAGTAACGGACATAATTGTGTCGTTTACTATAAAAAAACAAACTTTATATAGAAAGAAAAGCAATAACGCGCATTCAACGAGCATGAGGGGTGAGCGCATGTACTTTTTCGATGATGAAGATGAATGGTAACTGATTTTTACATTCTTATTTTTTTATTTTCTTATCCTTCTACTACAGCAATTCCACCATACAACGCGCCTTTTGTTTTATATGCCCAGACTTGTTGTCCTGTTGCCGCGGTCAGCGCATACACACTATAATCCGCTGAAGGAACATAGAGCATGTCTTCATATAAGGTGACGCTGCCAAAGATCTTTCCACCTGTCTTGAATTCCCAAACGAGCGCTCCTGTTGCTTTATTCAACGCGTAGACTTTGCTGTTTTGCGCGCCAAAATAGACGTACGCATCATCAACTGCCGCACTGCCGCTCATTTCCGCGTTGACTTGGTATTTCCAAACAAGCTTGCCATCTTTGCTGTTTACTGCGTAGAAATAGCCATCACTGCTGCCAAAATAAATAATTCCTTTCGTGTCCACTGTTGGTTGTGTTCGAATACTTTTTCCTGCCTTAAAACTCCAGACAGCGACTCCATAATCTTTGTTGATTTTGTATAACGTGCTTCCTGACGCGACATAAATCGCGTCTGTTGTGACTGCTGGCGCAGCCCAGATTTGTGTTTTATCTGTCGCGGTGAAAATCCATTTTGCAGTTTGCTTTGTGGTGTCTACCGCAACTAAATAACCCACTTTCAAATATTCATTGACAAAATACACGACGCCATCAGTGAGAACAACATCAGACTTAATGTTATTTGCAGTGTATGTCCATGTTTCTGTTCCTGAACCAACTGCGTAGGCGCCGAACGTTCCCGCGTTATCTCCTGCATAAACATAGGAACCATCTGTCGCGACACTGCCTTGTATTTTCCCTGTATCTACTTGCCATGTTTCTGTTCCATCGTCAAAATTGATCGCGTAGAGTTCGCTCGCTGTTGTTCCAACGAAAACGGTGTCGCTTGTTGTTGCTACTTTTGCTTTAATATCGCCGCCAGCATCGAATTTCCACGCAGCGCAGCCACTTGTCGCGTCTAACGCGTAGACGAAATTGTCGTTTGAACCAACGAGAACATAAAGATCGGGGGTGCTTGTGCACGCGTTTTTGAGAATGACCGCGCCTGTGAGAAAGGTATCTCCTGTTCCTCCTGTCCATTGCGCGAATGCTGTTAACGCAATGATGGAGAGAAGCGCGATAACGCCCGCTATCATGTTTTTGTTATGATTCGCGCAGCGAGATTTGTGTTTCTTTTTCTTCATTGGTTATTTTTAGAGAAGGGGGTATTTATAGTTTTCTGGACATGTGCACAATTAATGCTTTGCAATGAGACTTCTTTGTACATCTTCAATAGTGATTCCTAACCCTTCAAGAATGAGCCGTTCTACTTCAAAACAGTCTTGTGTTTCTGCTCCAAGATACAATGTATGAAAATATTCAACTGGTTGTCTTGGTTTATCTCTTTTGAAGATAACGCATGTCAGCAATTCTCCGTCTTCTTCTGCCGCACAAAAGTGATGAACTCCCTTATATTGTCGCCCTTTATTTCTTCTCAACACTTCATTTATGTTATATGCAGGAATTACTGATCGTGATTGTCCCATCGTGCTTTGTCTATCCGCATGCTCAGCGATATACCAATCTAAATTTCTTTTAAGATATTGTAAGTGAGGTGGTTTGTTGAATGGCATTCTTCTCTTAATTTTGTGCTTACTTATAAATGTTATTGTTACTTTTTCTTAGTAGTTAAATTGAGAAAAATATATAAAGAAGTGCCATGACTTTTATTTTATGGAAGCAGTTCATAAGTCTATTCAGCAGACACGCCGTTTACTTGCTACTGCGCGGACGTATGCTCTTTACTCAGACACTCTTACAGAAAGAATTTTGCGAGTCATGAATGAAGATGCGTTAACGCAATCCCACAAAATTGGAAAGGGTGATCCGAGTGCTTTAGAAAATATGCGTGCTGCTTGGGCGTATGCAAGTGATAATTTTACTGGTCGCTTAAGTCATCATTTTATTACAGAGATAGCGGGGAGGATATTTCCAGGCAATGGCTTTACATATAGGGAAGTTCGCCTTGGTCGAGAACGCCCTGGGCGACCTGCTGGAGATTTTTATGTTTATTGTCAACCCCATAAAATAGGGGAACGGATGGAAGAACTTTTAGATTATGTTGCAACGTCTCCAAACGATCCGATATTGAAGGCAGCAGATTTTCATTTTGCGTATGTGACTATCCAACCAATGAAACAAGCACACAAACGCACTGCTCGTTTCTTACAAAATCTTTATTTGCTTCATCAAGGAATTCCTCCTGCGCTTATTCCGTATGCTGAAAGAAATACTTACTATGCATTGCTTGCGGCAGCTCAAGAGGCATACAAAGATCGTGTCCCTTTTGGAAGACTTCGTTATGATTCTGTTCGATCTCCTGCGGAGCAGCATTTCCTTGAATATCTTGTCGATAAAACAAAAGCAGGCGCAGAAGAGCACAGCGCAATAGTAAAAGCGCAAAAAATGTATCGAATAGACGCAGACATCCGTGGAAGTTCCAAGAGAGGCGTTGACGCTTTGCGAAATGTTCTTAAAAGAACATTCAAAGCACAAGGGGTTATTGCAGATATCACTCCTCACTATGAAGCACAACAACTTCTTATTGTTTCTTCTGTTCCTGAAGAACTCATTATTGGTGCGCTTTACAAAAATAAGCCGGCGTATGTCAAATCTGTTACTGTTTCTGATGTTAGTAAACGGTAACTGATTTTTTTAAACTTTTTTGTCTACAATCACAACGCATATAAACATGCCTCAAACAAAAATTCTTATGGAATTCAACCCTGACGGAAGCATTAAACTTCCTGCTTCTCTCGCAAAAAAGAATGAAGAGGACAAACAACGGATGCGATCACAACGTTGCATCACTGTTTTCAAAGATTTGGTGAGTACAAAAGCTCCAAAAAAATGTATTCTTCAGATTACTTTGTCTAACGCACTTTATGATAATCGATTTATTGAAACTATTTATCGTGAGTTTAAGCAAACCGCGAGCGTTCCGTCGAAAATTCGGCAGATTGATCAGAAGAATTTTGAAGTGGAAATTGGAACTGATTTCAGACGTTGCAGTGATTGCACTTCTTTATTGAACAGCTATCGTGAATTTTTAGATGGAAATCTTATTGAAAAGAAAGGAAATTGCACATTTGAGGGAAGAAGAAATACCTTTTGTGAAGAAGATTGTTTTGAGTGAACATTATTCAATGTTTAATGCTCTCATAATCTTATCTAGTTTTTCATGCACCAAATCCATATTTTCAGAAGATTGGTGTGATCTCATATTTGGGCCATGGTCTTTTTTCTTGAAACAATCACTACAATACACTGGTTTGTTCCCTGTTGGTTTAAATGGAACTTCACATCTTTGGTGACAGGAATCACACGTGACTGTATGTCGTTCAAATTTTCTCTCTCTGTCATCTTCTCTTCGTTCGGATCTTGGACTAAATCTCTCCGAATTTTCAGATGATGATCTATCTCCATTTCTGCTGCGGAATCTGCTTTCTCCTCGGTCTTCTCTCTTAGAATTCCTTCCGCCAAACTGTCTTCTTTTTCCAGGACTAAAATCTTTCATATTATGAAAGAGGGCGGGGTGTCTTATAAATGTTATCGCTTTCTACATCTCTGTAGTGTTCCAGAATTCGATTATACGCGCTTTAGTTTATTGTCCACAAAATAAAAAGATTTATATATAATGTGGACAATAGTTCTGTTATGGCCTATGTTGATAAGATAAAATCTGGCAAAAGGCTGTTTTATTATCTTGGAAAGACTATTCGTATTGGAGAAAACGAATGGAAGAAAATACGAATCAAGCTTGGTGAAAAAGAGCCTACACGAGAAGAAATTGGGCAGAAACTCAAAGAGCTTAAGCTTGAGGAGTATGGTATTTACAACAGTGATTACCTTGATGCCAATAAACTGGAAATAATTGATGATTTCAAAGAGGTTTTCAATCATCATCGTAAAACCATACCCAAAACCATTGTTGAGAAGGAAGAAGCAGATTTTTTAATACGATTTACTTATAACTCAAACGCAATCGAGGGGAATAGATTAACATTACGAGATACGTATTTGATTATCAAAGAAAAGCAGATCCCATCAGGCGCTCCACCAAAAGATTATAACGAAGCTATCAATGGGAGAGAAGCATTTGCGTTTATCAAAGAATACAAAGGAAAGTTAACTATTGAGTTTCTGGAAAAACTAAACAACATATTAACACAAAACACAGGAGTGGTCTATCCTGGAAGAGTGCGCTTTTTTCCTGTTAAAATTGAAGGCGCAGATCATATTCCTCCTGAGTCAGAGAAAGTACGTCCACTCTTAAGAAAAATGATTCAATTTTATTATGATTCTAAGCGTAAAATCCATCCCTTTGTTTTGGCTTGTTTGATTCATGCACAATTTGTAGAAATACATCCGTTTGAGGATGGCAATGGGAGAACAGGAAGGGCGTTAATGAACTGGATTTTAATGCAAGCAGGATATCCAAAAGTGTTTATCCCTGTAAAAGTAAGGCAAAAATACTATGAGGCAATAGATTTACATAATAAAAAAGAAGTTAAAGGATATTGTGAAAAGATGTTTGACGTTGTGATGGATCAGTTTACGCTGTAGTGTTGTCCACTTATTAGTTATAGTTATTATATTTGTGGACAATATATATTTTACTCACTTACCTGTTTGGCAATTATTCAAGATAAAGAAAGATTATTTTGCTTAATGTTTAAACCTCAAAACGTATATGGTGCTTTCCAAATAAAAATCCCAATTCCTGTGAAAATAAATCCAAGTATTTTGAAAAGGGAGCTTATTTCATATCCTGTAAATGCAAACCCTAAGAAAAGGAGGATGACTCCTAAAATCGTAAGCCCAATTCCTATTCGATCCCACTGTTTGTGCTCTTCTGCTGTCCATTTTTTGTTAAGGTAAGGACACCATCCGCAGGTTTTACAAAATGCTTTGAATCTTCCTGCTTTGCCAGAATATTGTCGTATAACAAATAGATTATCCAAATCTTCTGACCCACATTTTGGACACACTTTTTTGATGAGACCTTCTTCTGACATTTTAAGACCTCAAGGACTGTCTCTTTTTTCCACAGTAAATGAAAAACATTCCCTCGAGAACAATTACTATTCCTACAAATAATCCTTCATCCATAAAAATAATAACTACTCCAAAAAGGACTGAGAGAGCACCAAAAATTATCGCAAAAAAAGCATATCCTTTTCCAAAGGTCATATCCATTTGTTCAATCTCTTCACTTTTTCCTTTGTTTTTTATTTTTGCAGGTACTTTCTTACTGTCTTTCTCTTCCACTTCAATGTAAAACTGTCCTTCATAGCCACATGCGTTGCACTTCTTGCCAATTGAAGCACCATACGCTATACCTGCTCTGTTTGTAAAATTATTTTCTATTTTCTCTGAACCACATTTTGGGCAGATCTGCTGATATTTTTCCTTCTCTTTTTTAGAGAATAAGTTTTCAGTAATTTTTTTAAGACTTTCTTTTTTTAATACTAATAGAAAAAGAGTGAAAAAGAAAATAACGAGCATAACAAATTCTGTGTTCGGCATGAGCGTGTATATGTTGCGTAGTATTAAAAATTATCCATAGCTCTCGCTACAACCTATCAATTTCTTAGAATTATAGCTTTATTTTCTATTTATTGAAATCATCAAAACATAGTGCTTACGCAAATATGTATTAAAATGAAGCAATAAAAAAAAGAAAAAAAAGACCATGCATAGTTACGTTCAACGTAACCTTCACCAGCGGTTAAGCCAGTAAAGAGAACACACACAAAAATGAAGAAGGTTTGAACTATTGGTACACGCACGCTAAGCACCTCGTCACCTTAGTGCGCACACGCCGTGCCCATCAACCGATTCTTCTAATCGCGTTCAAAATATCTCTTTTTGCGGATGGCTTCGTACTTAGATGCTTTCAGTACTTATCCATTATGGCGTAGCTGCCCTGCCTGCCTTGTCAGACAACAGGTTGACCAGTGGCCACGATTCTTCGTTCCTCTCGTACTAGAAGATTCTTCCCCTCAGATATTTTTGCACTTCCAGTAGATATTAAACAAACTGTCTCACAACGTTCTGAACCCAGCTCACGATCCCTATTAATGGGTGAACACCCCCACCCTTGGTCGCTTCTGCACGACCAGGATAGGAAGAGCCGACAGCGATGTAGCAAGCCGCACCGTCGATAAGAGCTCTCGGGTGCGACGACTCTGTTATCCCCGGAGTAACTTTTCCGTCGTTTCTAGGCCCCATCAAGAAGCCATAGAAGTTCGCTAGACCAAACTTTCGTTTTTGGTTTCCGTGTTAGTAGGAAATCAATCAGGCAAGCTTATGCTCTTGCACTCTACGACCGATTTCTGACCGGTCTGAGCTTACCTTTGGGCCCTACTGATATGCTTTCAGCAGGGTGCCACCCCAGCCAAACTGTCCGCCTATAGTTGTTCATATAACAATATGTAAGCAACGTAAATCCCGTTGGATGGTGTTTCATTGGCGTCTATTTCTACCCTAGCGAGTAAAACATAACGACTCCCATCTACGCTGTACAACAAAACTCACGTCGCAGCTATAAGCTACAGTAAAGTTTCACGGGGTCTTCACTTCCCACTGGAAGTCTCTGGCCTTTGCACCAGAAGAATGTGTTCGGAGGTTTCCAACTAGGGACAGTGGCGATCTCGTTACGTCATTCATGCAGGCCGTCAATCAAACGGCAAGGCATTTCGCTACCTTAAGAGAGTTATAGTTACCCCCGCCGTTTACCAGTTCTTAGCCCGGTTGAACCCGAGTTTGAAGTGCTGGCACTGGGCAGACGTCACATTCTGTACACACCTTTACAGGCTAGCAGAGTGCTAAGTTTTTGTTAAACAGTCGGACCGCCTTAGTTATTGTATCCTGCTGTTACATCCATACGGACATTACAGCAGGAACCCCTTATACCGAAGGCACAGGGCCAATTTGCCGAGTTCCCTTAATTGGATTACACCTGCACACTTTAGGTTTCTCACCTAGGGGCACCAGTGTTGGTTCTGGGTACGAATATTGTTGATCTATTTCCATTCCCTTTTCAAGGGCGT comes from Candidatus Woesearchaeota archaeon and encodes:
- a CDS encoding cation:proton antiporter; this encodes MTETLFTTIEFQMSLLLFVALAGYLLASRINQSAVIGEIIVGVIIGPSLLGLITYTDFVASVAHLGAIILLFVVGLEFKLKDIFNVKYSFIALIGVIIPWIGGFFLTKFFGYDFGSAVFVGTALTATSIAITANVLKEMGKLQTEAAKAIIGAAVIDDVLSLLALSISTQIVAGAFSWSSTLFVLIKAALFLAAASYVGIKYLSPMLERVDKSKIANKFPEFVFISAMMLAFFYAMISELIGLSAIVGSFIAGMALEGTMIQHGKNYKEGAEYLHIIFASIFFVSLGILADFHALTFGVIGFLIALTFIAIATKGVGCYIPAKLQGFSHKDASIVGWGMSPRGEVAMIVALIGLNAGLIKQDIYVSLVLMSLLTTIITPLVLRNWLYSGEK
- a CDS encoding PQQ-binding-like beta-propeller repeat protein; this encodes MKKKKHKSRCANHNKNMIAGVIALLSIIALTAFAQWTGGTGDTFLTGAVILKNACTSTPDLYVLVGSNDNFVYALDATSGCAAWKFDAGGDIKAKVATTSDTVFVGTTASELYAINFDDGTETWQVDTGKIQGSVATDGSYVYAGDNAGTFGAYAVGSGTETWTYTANNIKSDVVLTDGVVYFVNEYLKVGYLVAVDTTKQTAKWIFTATDKTQIWAAPAVTTDAIYVASGSTLYKINKDYGVAVWSFKAGKSIRTQPTVDTKGIIYFGSSDGYFYAVNSKDGKLVWKYQVNAEMSGSAAVDDAYVYFGAQNSKVYALNKATGALVWEFKTGGKIFGSVTLYEDMLYVPSADYSVYALTAATGQQVWAYKTKGALYGGIAVVEG
- a CDS encoding Fic family protein, with the protein product MEAVHKSIQQTRRLLATARTYALYSDTLTERILRVMNEDALTQSHKIGKGDPSALENMRAAWAYASDNFTGRLSHHFITEIAGRIFPGNGFTYREVRLGRERPGRPAGDFYVYCQPHKIGERMEELLDYVATSPNDPILKAADFHFAYVTIQPMKQAHKRTARFLQNLYLLHQGIPPALIPYAERNTYYALLAAAQEAYKDRVPFGRLRYDSVRSPAEQHFLEYLVDKTKAGAEEHSAIVKAQKMYRIDADIRGSSKRGVDALRNVLKRTFKAQGVIADITPHYEAQQLLIVSSVPEELIIGALYKNKPAYVKSVTVSDVSKR
- a CDS encoding Fic family protein — translated: MAYVDKIKSGKRLFYYLGKTIRIGENEWKKIRIKLGEKEPTREEIGQKLKELKLEEYGIYNSDYLDANKLEIIDDFKEVFNHHRKTIPKTIVEKEEADFLIRFTYNSNAIEGNRLTLRDTYLIIKEKQIPSGAPPKDYNEAINGREAFAFIKEYKGKLTIEFLEKLNNILTQNTGVVYPGRVRFFPVKIEGADHIPPESEKVRPLLRKMIQFYYDSKRKIHPFVLACLIHAQFVEIHPFEDGNGRTGRALMNWILMQAGYPKVFIPVKVRQKYYEAIDLHNKKEVKGYCEKMFDVVMDQFTL